The Sediminispirochaeta smaragdinae DSM 11293 genome has a segment encoding these proteins:
- the dcd gene encoding dCTP deaminase — protein MILSGNEIKKKLGKHIIIEPYNEGQLNPNSYNLRLHNKLVVYRDRLLDMKRDNPADEITIPQEGLTLEPGRLYLGRTIEYTETHHAVPMLEGRSSVGRLGLFIHVTAGFGDVGFRGYWTLEIFCVQPIVIYPAVEICQIYYHQISEDHVEYTDGKYQANSGIQTSQLFKDFGTVPNPGDS, from the coding sequence ATGATTCTCTCGGGAAACGAAATCAAAAAAAAGCTCGGAAAGCACATCATCATTGAACCATACAATGAAGGACAGCTGAATCCGAATAGCTACAATCTCCGGCTTCATAACAAATTGGTGGTCTATCGAGATCGCCTTTTAGATATGAAGCGTGATAACCCTGCAGACGAAATAACCATTCCGCAGGAAGGTCTTACCCTGGAGCCTGGCAGGTTATACCTTGGAAGGACCATCGAATATACCGAAACCCATCATGCTGTCCCCATGCTTGAGGGGCGCTCTTCCGTTGGAAGGCTGGGACTGTTCATCCATGTCACGGCAGGCTTCGGTGATGTCGGATTTCGGGGATATTGGACACTGGAAATTTTCTGTGTTCAACCCATTGTCATTTATCCCGCAGTTGAGATTTGTCAGATCTACTATCACCAGATTTCCGAAGATCATGTCGAATATACAGACGGTAAATATCAGGCAAATAGCGGTATTCAGACAAGCCAGCTTTTTAAGGATTTCGGCACTGTTCCGAATCCTGGTGATTCGTAG